The Serinus canaria isolate serCan28SL12 unplaced genomic scaffold, serCan2020 HiC_scaffold_154, whole genome shotgun sequence region cagcacagaggcacagagagcttcaatcagtcagggctgggaaggtgctgagaagtgcctggggcacaatccctgccagcccttggcacaggaacctctggctgcaggacaatgcagctgcagctcctggagccatctcctaaagctggaacatcccaaTGCCTGCAGACTCTGTGAGTacattctctgattctctcttgtgcagagcagccaggggtgcccagggctgtcctgcagagcagggtcctgcagcccagggcgctgtgctggggcagggactctgctgcctgccagggacagctctcagccagccctggcagctgctcccagatcTGGGGAACAGGATCTGGGTGGGAGGAGACAGCTGGCAAGGCTTGGAAGTGTTCTCCTTTTGTGGGGAGGATGCTGCATTGTTCAGGACTGCTCCCAGCATGACATTTTACTGCAGAACATTTCCAAGTAGATTATACCGGAGAACAGCAAGGGAGGGGCTGCATAAAAGGGAAACCCCTGCTTTTTATTCTACTGCTCCAGCTTGCCTGGATGGGAAATTGCATATAGATATTCATCTTTCAGTTcaggctgagaaaaataaaaaatattctctttgaTATGAAAAAAAGAGGCACTGACAGAAATCAAGGCCCTTAGAGGCAGCATCAGTGTCACTTTACTAGCCTCCTCAGGTTTGCTCTGATGTTGCCATAAAAGCctccagagccagagctgcccctgggcagtgcctgaATTAggaggggtctgcagggcagagctgagcccccagggctgggctgggctctggcagcactggcagggctcagccctgggcacagggaagcagctgctggcagggacagctccaggcagcagaaccctgggcaggcagtggggggaaagtgcccccaggctgtgctgggatattTAAAGTCCTCACCAAACCcaactattccatgattcctaTTTTTACAGATTCCCCATGCCCAGACAGCAcaaatgtccaacagcagctccatcagccacttcctcctgctggcactggcagacacgcggcagctgcagctcctgcacttctgcctcttgctggccatctccctggctgccctcctgggcaacggcctcatcatcagcgccgtagcctgcggccaccacctgcacacgcccatgttcttcttcctgctcaacctggccctcactgacctgggctccatctgcaccactgtccccaaagccatgcacaattccctctgggacaccaggaacATCTCCtacacaggatgtgctgctcagctcttttttttcatgttcttcatctcagcagagttttccctcctgaccatcatgtgctacgaccgctacgtgtccatctgcaaacccctgcactacgggaccctcctgggcagcagagcttgtgcccacatggcagcagctgcctgggccagtgtCTTCCTCTATTCACTGCTGCACACggccaatacattttccctgcccctgtgccatggcaatgccctgggccagttcttctgtgaaatcccacAGATCCTCAAGCTCTCCTGCTCACACTCAAACTTCAGGGAACTGGCGCTCATTGTACTTAGTGCCTGTTTAGCATTaggttgttttgtgttcattgttttctcctatgtgcagatcttcagggctgtgctgaggatcccctctgagcagggacggcacaaagccttttccacctgcctccctcatCTGGCTGTGGTCTCCCTGTTCCTAAGCACTGTTATGCTTGCCTACCTGAAGcccccctccatctcctccccatccctggatctggcccTGTCCGTTCTGTACTcggtggtgcctccagccctgaaccccctcatctacagcctgaggaaccaggagctcaaggctgcagtgtggagaCTGATGACTGGATGGTTTCAGAAACATTAAACTGCTGGCCAGTGTCTGCAAATCACTTGTAATAAAAGTAATCTTTAATACGTCTTTCTGGCTTCAGTGTGGATattcttttattattgttgtttcatttttttaatatagacCACAAAGAAATGACATTGTTTGTGCCATTTCTCAAAAGGTTTCTTTCCACCTTCCCCGTGGCCACAGATTATGTCACTGAGGAGCTGTGCTTTTGGTGGCCCAAAACACATTAAAGGATCACATAGAAAATTTTCTCCAGAGATGCCCTTTAGTTGCCtactctggagctgcagcagcaatgtctttgtgcagagctgggggcagatcagtgctggcacagcagctgtgcccagcagcagcagcacttggtgttgccagagctgctcccctggccctgccccgctgccctggtggccctggtgttgctgtagggcCTGAGTGCTCTCGGGGCCGGGCAtagccctgggggtggcagtgccagggctacagcagggacaggccatgggcactgctggggcagcgctgacacctcaggccaggccctgggggctccaggctctTTGACCAGGCTCTCTCAAGAACACACCCAggccaatgctcagcacagaaatcccctgtgagcagccccagggtggccgtggggaggctgggggcaaacagcatggctggggctctgcaagggccctgggggagatgggaaggagccgcagagcaggggctgatccatccccagtgccctggacagcccagggcagcgtcccagagcgtcctcatggagctgccaacaacatcccccctctgcagccctggcctctcccccagctcacacaggtgccccatccttgcaggcacagacacggcagcactggctcaggagcccctgtttgcattgcacagagcagggggagcacccccatgctgttggtgtggggacatgaacctgagggagcacaaatgccatcagcccctggggccagcaagggctgggggacaccagggaaaccactcagctttgtcctggcctctgcagtcagccagaaagtttgttcccatcagctgggagtttcctgtcccactgcagacgctgttgctcagagccagggctgcctggcagccacccccaaactgccctcagcatttccttggcttcaCCTTTGCTCTCTTTACTCTTCCCTGctacaaatttcttcctctggcCCACCCCTATTCCCACTCCTTTaaacagcccatccctgtttgcCCTTTCCTCTCTGGTCCCACTCCCCATTGCAGTTCCTGCCTTGGCACCATGGGAACGTCCCTTGGGGAGCAGGATCATCccacaagtgctgcaggaattgtctgcaggctcctccagtttctcctgctctcccttgccagaggcaccacaggccaggggggcacatctgggctgctgtgtctggctctggggctccctgttctgggcaatgaggaggagctgcagaggctctgcaggactgacaggatgggctttggggctggcaggagaagctgagggacctgggctgctggagcttctggAGAGGAGGCCCAGggtgaaatgctgaaatgctccaagggtggtttcagagaatcacagaatcagcaatgttggaaaaggctttggaaatcatcaagtccaacctgttCCCTGACACTGCATTGtgtcccctgagcctcctcttctccaggataaacaaccccagctccctcagccgctactcacaggacttgtgttccagacccctccccagccttgttgcctttctctggacacgttccagcccctccatgtccttcccaaaTTGGGggacccagaactggacacagcactcgcGGTGCTTCCCaaacagcactgagcacaggggaagaatcactgccctgctcctgctggccacaccattcctgatccaggccaggagccattggccttcttggccacctgggcacactgctggctcatgtccagcctgctgtccatcagtccctgcaggtccctttctgcctggctgctgtccagccactctgtccccagcctgtagccctgcaggggttgttgtggccaaagtgaggacccagcacttggacTTGATAAACCTCACCTTGTTGGATTTGGGCcttggatccagcctgtccagggtcctgtgcagagccctcctaccctccagcagatcagcactcCTAAAGAACTTGGTGTCACCATGGTTCCCTGAGGCCCCAGAATTTCCCAATTGTCTCCATGATTTCATGAGGTCTCCCAGTGTCACAATGTTCTTTTGGTTCCATGGAACCCCTTGGTGTCACAAAGTCCCTTGGATCCTTcgtccccacagtgtcacaatggatcCTTTGTCCCCCAAGGCCCTGCAGTATCACAGTGTTTCCTTTGTTTCATGaggtctggcagtgcagcaatgctctccttggttccacagtgtcacagtggcctcTTGGTCCCAAAGGCCACCACAGTGTCAAAcatgtttccttcattccagGAGTCCCTGAGTGGCAGCACTGGCcctttggttccatggggccctgcagtgtcacaatggccccatCATGacaccaggtcctgctctgtcacaatgCTCTGCATGGTtccacaaggccctgcagggtcacagtggcCTCTTGGCTCCATGAGG contains the following coding sequences:
- the LOC127061165 gene encoding olfactory receptor 14I1, whose amino-acid sequence is MSNSSSISHFLLLALADTRQLQLLHFCLLLAISLAALLGNGLIISAVACGHHLHTPMFFFLLNLALTDLGSICTTVPKAMHNSLWDTRNISYTGCAAQLFFFMFFISAEFSLLTIMCYDRYVSICKPLHYGTLLGSRACAHMAAAAWASVFLYSLLHTANTFSLPLCHGNALGQFFCEIPQILKLSCSHSNFRELALIVLSACLALGCFVFIVFSYVQIFRAVLRIPSEQGRHKAFSTCLPHLAVVSLFLSTVMLAYLKPPSISSPSLDLALSVLYSVVPPALNPLIYSLRNQELKAAVWRLMTGWFQKH